One window from the genome of Pseudomonadota bacterium encodes:
- a CDS encoding potassium transporter, translated as MTRILVIGGYGNFGSYICRRLAPHPQIRLIIGGRDAKKAADFAATLTDAAHKPATAVLDITKDMSAVLKSAAPDMVIHTSGPFQGQGYDVAKACIAAGCHYADLADARDFVCGITALDQDAKQRGVTVISGASSVPCLSAAVIDRYQDRFQSIDNIDYGIATAQQTNRGLATSSAILSYVGRPFETRMNGKMQKTYGWQNLRSHIYPEIGKRLLADCDIPDLALFPQRYPAVKTIRFGAGTESRLQHLGLWLLSFLPRSGLIKSLVPLAPLLYKISRLFDPFGSGKSAFHLRLTGTDHSGETKTLTFYIIAKSNHGPYIPSIPAIILAQKLAAGDRLPQGAFPCLDVITLGEYQAALDGLDITFLTEET; from the coding sequence CTGACGCGCATTCTTGTTATCGGCGGATACGGTAATTTCGGCAGCTATATCTGCCGCCGCCTTGCGCCGCATCCGCAAATCCGGCTGATTATCGGCGGCCGTGACGCAAAAAAAGCCGCAGATTTTGCCGCGACGCTGACGGATGCCGCGCATAAACCCGCAACCGCCGTGCTGGATATTACAAAAGACATGAGCGCGGTTTTAAAAAGCGCCGCGCCGGATATGGTCATCCATACCTCCGGCCCGTTTCAGGGGCAAGGCTATGATGTTGCCAAAGCCTGCATCGCCGCCGGCTGCCACTATGCCGATCTTGCCGATGCGCGGGATTTCGTCTGCGGCATCACCGCGCTGGATCAGGATGCAAAACAACGCGGCGTCACCGTTATCAGCGGCGCAAGCTCCGTCCCCTGCCTGTCCGCCGCCGTTATCGACCGTTACCAAGACCGTTTCCAAAGCATCGACAATATTGATTACGGCATCGCCACCGCACAGCAGACCAATCGCGGCTTGGCGACGAGTTCCGCCATTCTTAGCTATGTCGGGCGTCCCTTCGAAACCCGCATGAACGGCAAAATGCAAAAAACCTATGGCTGGCAAAATCTGCGCAGTCATATCTATCCCGAAATCGGCAAGCGTCTGCTGGCGGATTGCGATATCCCTGACCTTGCCTTGTTTCCGCAACGCTATCCCGCTGTGAAAACAATCCGCTTTGGCGCGGGAACGGAAAGCCGCCTGCAACATCTCGGATTATGGCTGTTGTCATTCCTGCCGCGCAGCGGGCTGATAAAAAGCCTCGTGCCGCTCGCCCCGCTGCTGTATAAAATCTCGCGCCTGTTTGACCCGTTTGGCAGCGGCAAAAGCGCCTTCCATCTGCGTCTGACGGGAACGGATCATAGCGGCGAAACAAAAACGCTGACTTTTTACATCATTGCCAAAAGCAATCACGGGCCCTATATTCCGTCAATACCCGCAATTATTCTGGCGCAAAAACTGGCCGCAGGGGATAGATTGCCGCAAGGTGCCTTTCCTTGTCTTGATGTCATTACGCTTGGGGAATATCAGGCGGCACTGGACGGGCTGGATATCACATTTTTAACGGAAGAAACATGA
- a CDS encoding DUF2269 domain-containing protein, translating to MDWYFTLKTLHILSAAILFGTGLGIAFFMYAARFAENLHQKYYAARFTVLADFIFTLPAVILQPLTGFLLIIEGGYSFHDTWIIRSSALYLLVGLCWIPVVFIQIRLRNMLRHAIDNDTSLPANYTKLFRIWFLLGWPAFAGVVGIFYLMVAKP from the coding sequence ATGGACTGGTATTTCACCTTAAAAACCCTGCATATTCTCAGCGCCGCGATCTTGTTCGGCACAGGGCTGGGGATTGCTTTTTTCATGTATGCCGCGCGCTTTGCCGAAAATCTGCACCAGAAATATTACGCCGCGCGCTTTACCGTTCTGGCTGATTTCATCTTCACGCTTCCCGCCGTTATCCTGCAGCCGCTGACGGGTTTTCTTCTTATAATCGAAGGCGGCTACTCCTTCCATGACACATGGATTATCCGGAGTAGCGCATTATATCTGCTGGTCGGCCTGTGCTGGATTCCCGTTGTTTTTATCCAGATCAGATTGCGCAATATGCTGCGTCATGCCATCGACAACGACACATCTCTGCCCGCAAATTATACAAAATTGTTCCGCATCTGGTTTCTGCTCGGCTGGCCGGCCTTTGCGGGCGTGGTCGGCATTTTTTACCTGATGGTCGCAAAACCGTAA